One part of the Abditibacteriaceae bacterium genome encodes these proteins:
- a CDS encoding helix-turn-helix domain-containing protein — translation MPATVGPDTLSEKLQVSCEKLSIPPRGGSLDKARKKVHYYRMIEKHVRSNSTVLSPIRLSGAPSFYRCEPGWSWRPPPLPDWNFWLVLDGRGEVVFDSQSVALSAGSCFVFAPGETPHATQDDSHHLRIFACHFQFPHDAPAWKTSRFCTLRDTLWFVETARRAATAWQNAETVSVADGSGKDMRGTHIDTARCLLEAMLAEWQAEAALEWPSPRMKDVIEIAASIREAPGERWNVADLSRRAGLSPSQFTRRFSEHTGASPAHFVILTRLERARHLLRETDMTISSIADALGYHDVHFFCRQFKNFTGTTPGSLRK, via the coding sequence GTGCCTGCGACAGTGGGGCCAGACACGCTTTCTGAGAAATTGCAGGTTTCATGCGAAAAATTATCCATTCCACCACGCGGCGGATCATTGGACAAAGCACGCAAAAAGGTGCATTATTATCGCATGATCGAAAAACATGTACGGTCGAATTCGACCGTACTTTCGCCGATTCGACTTTCCGGCGCGCCTTCGTTTTATCGCTGCGAACCGGGTTGGAGTTGGCGTCCCCCGCCGCTTCCCGACTGGAATTTCTGGCTGGTGCTTGATGGGCGCGGCGAAGTTGTCTTCGATAGTCAGAGCGTTGCACTTTCCGCCGGAAGTTGTTTTGTCTTCGCTCCCGGCGAGACGCCGCACGCAACTCAGGATGACAGCCATCATTTGCGGATTTTCGCCTGTCATTTCCAATTTCCGCACGATGCGCCTGCCTGGAAAACCTCACGCTTTTGCACCTTACGCGACACGTTGTGGTTCGTCGAAACCGCGCGCCGCGCCGCGACAGCGTGGCAAAACGCCGAAACCGTATCGGTGGCCGATGGCTCTGGCAAAGACATGCGCGGAACGCACATCGACACCGCGCGCTGCCTGTTGGAAGCGATGCTCGCCGAATGGCAGGCCGAAGCCGCTCTCGAATGGCCATCGCCGCGCATGAAAGACGTGATAGAAATTGCCGCCTCGATTCGGGAAGCGCCGGGCGAACGCTGGAACGTCGCCGACCTGAGCCGTCGCGCGGGGCTTTCGCCGTCTCAATTCACGCGGCGATTTTCGGAACACACCGGAGCGTCACCGGCACACTTCGTCATTTTGACGCGTCTCGAACGCGCGCGGCATCTGCTCCGCGAAACGGACATGACAATTTCATCCATCGCTGATGCGCTCGGCTATCACGATGTTCACTTCTTTTGCCGCCAGTTCAAAAACTTCACCGGCACAACTCCGGGCAGTTTGCGCAAATAA
- a CDS encoding response regulator, giving the protein MTPLFPAGDISGSPGRILLIDDTPANVRLLSSILRLEGFEIVTAHSGIEGLERVTESEIDVVLLDIMMPGMDGFEVCQRLRANEATAHLPVVMVTALQERVDRVRAIEAGADDFLSKPVDAVEVVARTRSLVRAKRERDALKQAYLDVQRSESLRDSLVHMLVHDLRTPLTTMMVTLEMLRSGQTGKLDKMQQEIANLCASGSRQLLDMVNQMLDLNKLENGEMQLHLEEIKPLDVIEATVAIVLPLARDCETEVLINLIEDAPIRADADLLRRILLNLLSNAIKFSPSRSRIEVEAKREKDAWLFCVRDNGDGLNPDEQELIFDKFGQIKAGPEKRANSTGLGLTFCKLAVEAHKGRIWVESEVGKGSEFLFTIPQ; this is encoded by the coding sequence ATGACTCCTCTTTTTCCTGCGGGCGATATTTCAGGCAGCCCCGGTCGTATTCTGCTTATCGATGATACGCCGGCTAACGTGCGTTTGCTTTCCAGCATTTTGCGATTGGAAGGCTTTGAAATCGTCACGGCGCACAGCGGCATCGAAGGCCTGGAGCGCGTGACCGAATCGGAGATTGATGTTGTTCTTCTCGACATCATGATGCCGGGAATGGACGGCTTCGAAGTGTGCCAACGCCTGCGCGCCAACGAAGCCACGGCACATCTTCCCGTTGTCATGGTGACGGCGCTGCAAGAGCGCGTCGATCGTGTGCGCGCCATCGAAGCCGGAGCCGATGATTTTCTTTCCAAGCCGGTGGATGCCGTCGAAGTTGTGGCGCGCACACGATCGCTCGTGCGTGCCAAGCGCGAGCGCGATGCGTTGAAACAAGCGTATCTCGATGTGCAACGCTCCGAATCGCTGCGCGACAGCCTTGTTCATATGTTGGTTCACGACCTGCGCACGCCGCTTACCACAATGATGGTAACGCTCGAAATGTTGCGCAGTGGCCAGACCGGAAAACTTGACAAGATGCAGCAGGAAATCGCCAACCTGTGCGCGAGCGGGAGCCGCCAGTTGCTCGACATGGTGAACCAGATGCTCGATTTGAACAAGCTGGAAAACGGCGAAATGCAGTTGCATCTGGAAGAAATCAAGCCGTTGGACGTTATCGAAGCAACCGTTGCGATTGTTCTTCCTCTCGCGCGCGACTGCGAAACCGAAGTGCTGATTAACCTCATCGAAGACGCGCCGATTCGGGCCGATGCCGATTTGCTGCGTCGCATTTTGCTGAACTTGCTCAGCAACGCGATTAAGTTCAGCCCTTCTCGCAGCCGCATCGAAGTCGAAGCCAAACGCGAAAAGGATGCGTGGCTGTTTTGCGTGCGCGACAACGGCGATGGCCTCAATCCCGACGAGCAGGAACTGATTTTTGACAAATTCGGCCAGATAAAAGCCGGCCCCGAAAAGCGCGCGAATTCAACCGGCCTGGGGCTGACATTTTGTAAGCTCGCGGTGGAAGCTCACAAAGGCCGCATCTGGGTCGAAAGCGAAGTCGGTAAGGGCAGCGAGTTCCTCTTCACAATTCCGCAGTAA
- a CDS encoding ATP-binding protein: MTVNILLVDDRPENLLALRAILDPLGCNFVEARSGVEALRHLLDYEFALILMDVQMPVMDGFEAASLIKQREKNRHVPIIFVTAISTEQHYIFKGYSAGAVDYIAKPFDADILRSKVAVFVDLWKKSAQIEAQAKQLREAELRELASVMENRRLSELAESEAKLSQFKSLLDATLDSVLIFEPESLRYTYVNHGAMRHLGYDCEELMDMRPIDIKPSVTEAQYRSMLEPLRSGEKASLTFEIEHQRKDGTLVPVEVMLQYITLPGDGSSFVSIVRDISERKRAQEALIAAKDVAERERERAERANRAKSEFIASVSHELRTPLNAILGFSKLLLNPRIGPLNEDQQSYVGDVVQSSEHLLHLINDILDLSKIEAGKMTLDRSDFVLKDVLEQSLAAMREEARSQNLALDLEIAPEIAALENVSGDERKVRQVMYNLLSNAVKFTPAGGSIKVKSWRESSPDGEVAVVSVCDTGVGIAAEDQSRIFAAFEQVDGSYARERPGTGLGLAITHSIVELHGGKITLESEEGKGSVFTFCLPLQMESTVSAVMSVGSNVESIKDTPPEKAKPAKTIARRKVKARA, translated from the coding sequence ATGACCGTCAATATCCTGCTGGTGGACGATCGCCCCGAAAATTTGCTCGCGCTGCGGGCGATTCTCGATCCGCTTGGTTGCAACTTCGTTGAAGCGCGGTCGGGCGTTGAGGCGCTGCGGCATCTGCTCGACTATGAATTTGCGCTCATTTTGATGGATGTGCAAATGCCAGTGATGGACGGTTTTGAGGCGGCGTCGCTGATTAAACAGCGCGAAAAAAATCGGCACGTCCCGATTATTTTCGTCACTGCGATTTCGACGGAACAGCATTACATTTTCAAAGGGTACTCGGCAGGCGCGGTTGATTATATTGCCAAGCCGTTCGATGCCGACATCTTGCGCTCGAAAGTCGCGGTCTTTGTCGACCTGTGGAAAAAGAGCGCGCAAATCGAAGCGCAAGCAAAGCAGTTGCGCGAAGCCGAACTGCGCGAACTGGCGAGCGTGATGGAAAACCGGCGGCTTTCCGAACTGGCGGAATCGGAAGCGAAGTTGAGCCAGTTCAAAAGCTTGCTCGATGCCACGCTCGATAGCGTCCTGATTTTCGAACCGGAAAGCTTGCGCTACACCTACGTAAATCACGGCGCGATGAGGCACTTGGGTTACGATTGCGAAGAATTGATGGACATGCGCCCGATCGACATCAAGCCGAGCGTGACCGAAGCACAATATCGTTCGATGCTGGAGCCGTTGCGCTCCGGTGAAAAAGCGTCGCTGACGTTTGAGATCGAGCATCAGCGCAAAGACGGGACTCTTGTGCCGGTTGAAGTCATGCTGCAATATATTACGCTTCCCGGCGACGGCAGCAGTTTCGTTTCCATTGTGCGCGATATTTCCGAACGCAAGCGTGCTCAAGAAGCCTTGATCGCCGCGAAAGACGTAGCGGAACGCGAGCGTGAACGCGCCGAACGCGCTAACCGCGCCAAAAGCGAGTTCATTGCCAGTGTTTCCCACGAGTTACGCACGCCGCTCAACGCGATTCTAGGTTTTTCCAAACTGCTGCTTAATCCGCGCATCGGGCCATTGAACGAAGATCAGCAATCGTATGTCGGCGACGTTGTGCAAAGCTCCGAGCATTTGCTGCATCTCATCAACGACATTCTGGATTTGTCGAAAATCGAAGCCGGAAAAATGACGCTCGACCGCAGCGACTTCGTTTTGAAAGACGTGCTGGAGCAAAGCCTCGCCGCCATGCGCGAAGAAGCGCGGTCGCAGAACCTTGCTCTCGACCTCGAAATCGCGCCAGAAATCGCGGCCCTTGAAAACGTGAGTGGTGACGAACGGAAAGTCCGCCAGGTGATGTATAACCTGCTTTCAAACGCCGTAAAATTCACACCGGCGGGTGGAAGCATCAAAGTGAAATCATGGCGAGAAAGTTCGCCCGATGGCGAAGTTGCCGTTGTAAGCGTGTGTGATACCGGTGTTGGCATTGCAGCCGAAGACCAGAGCCGGATTTTCGCCGCTTTCGAGCAAGTCGATGGCTCTTATGCACGCGAAAGGCCCGGCACCGGGCTGGGCCTTGCAATTACGCATAGCATTGTTGAATTGCACGGCGGAAAAATTACGTTGGAAAGCGAAGAAGGCAAAGGCAGCGTGTTTACATTTTGCCTGCCCTTGCAAATGGAATCGACCGTTTCGGCTGTGATGTCTGTTGGCTCCAACGTCGAATCTATAAAAGACACGCCGCCTGAAAAGGCGAAACCTGCAAAAACCATTGCACGCCGCAAAGTAAAAGCGCGCGCGTAA
- a CDS encoding HAMP domain-containing protein, with the protein MPVKRPTASRPAASAPNEAVYTAEQLQPLLEALQAAKSGDFSARLPASRNGVLSEIHKSFNDVIGLNQAMADEVVRVARLVGREGRMTERARLKNPSGSWAMTNDSVNQLIEDLARPTTEVARVITAVADGDLTQKMALEIEGTPVKGEFLRIGTTVNTMVDQLSSFSAEVTRVAREVGTEGKLGGQAEVKGVSGTWKDLTDNVNLLAGNLTVQLRDVSKVATAIANGDLTQKITVDVKGEILQIKNVINQMVDSLSTFAGEVTRVAKEVGTEGILGGQAEVPNVAGTWKDLTDNVNFMASNLTTQVRGIAKVVTAVATGDLKQKLVVEAKGEVAALADTINDMTDTLSTFAQQVTTVAREVGTEGKLGGQAEVPNAAGTWKDLTDNVNFMAGNLTDQVRNIALVTTAVANGDLSQKITVDAKGEILELKDTINTMVDQLNTFAGEVTRVAREVGTEGKLGGQAEVKGVSGTWKDLTDNVNSLAGNLTDQVRNIALVTTAVANGDLSQKITVDVKGEILELKNTINTMVDQLNSFAGEVTRVAKEVGTEGILGGQAEVKGVSGTWKDLTDNVNSLASNLTDQVRNIALVTTAVANGDLSKTITVNAKGEILELKDTINTMVDQLNSFAAEVTRVAKEVGTEGKLGGQAEVKGVSGTWKDLTDNVNSLAGNLTDQVRNIALVTTAVANGDLSQKITVDVKGEILELKDTINTMVDQLNSFAAEVTRVAREVGTEGKLGGQAEVKGVSGTWKDLTDNVNFMASNLTTQVRGIVKVVTAVANGDLSQKFRAEAKGEVAALADTINDMTETLSIFAEQVTTVAREVGTEGILGGQAKVPNVAGTWKDLTDNVNFMASNLTTQVRGIAKVVTAVADGDLKQKLVVEAKGEVAALAETINSMTDTLSIFADQVTTVAGEVGTEGKLGGQAKVPNAAGTWKDLTDNVNFMANSLTTQVRAISDVATAVANGDLTRSITVEAQGEVDTLRNNINQMIGNLKETTQKNEEQDFLKTNLARFSRMMQGQKSLESVARLIMSEVTPLVNGQHGVFYINDSPLGDTSLKLISSYAYQQRKSVANRIQPGEGLVGQCALEKKSILLTNVPGDYIQISSGLGEAPPMNIIVLPVLFEGEIMAVIELASFQPFSEIHRTFLDQMTESIGVVLNMIQANVRTEELLVQSQSLTQELQSQSQELQSRQDELKNTNVELEAQARELEEKASLLEIQNTRVEQKNREVELARGALEEKAEQLAVSSKYKSEFLANMSHELRTPLNSMLILAKLLSDNGEHNLTDKQIEFAQTIHSSGGDLLNLINEILDLSKVEAGKMEVEIGDVPLYDVREYVERTFSQVAVQKGLDFRVEIAPDVPATIQTDPTRLQQVLKNLLSNAFKFTDNGQVTLEISLADRHEASLVYKGIRAAGTDRRSVDTIISFSVRDTGIGIARDKQRLIFEAFQQADGTTSRRYGGTGLGLSISREITRLLGGRIQVESQPDHGSTFTLFLPQEYTGETGPLVASTVEFDRTSKFDGISMRDGASGTNGGARNGVTTNGSAIDGMSQYATSNAASMSESSDTATEISVARSALHASLNPTDDDRNLIREGDRILLIVEDDISFARILLDTARRQGFKGIVALQGDQALAMAREYQPDAITLDLQLPVIDGWGVLDQLKRDPATRHIPVQVVSVLDRDRRAMLGAISYLEKPVSREAIEGALAHMKSFVERDVRELLIVEDDDVQRQSLNELLAGMDVNVTGVASGEEALAKLKEAPFDCVVLDLGLPDMAGFDVLKKIKRQAKYRDLPVVIYTGRDLSKQEEAQLKKYAATIITKDAGASERLLDETALFLHRVLKKDVFDSSIEAKSQETAGVKTALTKVAPAKVAAAKTKSIAPSPRPKSPATDTAKGDLSGRKVLIIDDDMRNIFALTSALENSNMNVIYAENGKEGIELLQNTPDIDLILMDVMMPGMDGYETTRAIRELGTHDDLPIISLTAKAMAGDREKSLESGANDYITKPVEIDALLDMIRKWSNVG; encoded by the coding sequence ATGCCCGTTAAACGTCCCACCGCTTCGCGTCCTGCTGCATCTGCGCCAAACGAAGCCGTCTATACCGCAGAACAGTTGCAGCCGCTTTTGGAAGCGCTGCAAGCCGCGAAATCCGGCGACTTTTCCGCCCGCCTTCCTGCCTCGCGCAATGGCGTCCTGAGCGAGATTCATAAATCGTTTAACGATGTGATCGGTTTGAATCAAGCGATGGCCGATGAAGTCGTGCGGGTCGCGCGCCTTGTCGGTCGTGAAGGCCGCATGACCGAGCGCGCGCGATTAAAGAACCCTTCCGGCTCGTGGGCGATGACCAACGATTCGGTCAACCAACTGATCGAAGACCTCGCACGACCGACAACCGAAGTCGCCCGCGTTATTACAGCAGTGGCCGACGGCGACCTGACGCAGAAGATGGCTCTTGAAATCGAGGGCACGCCGGTTAAAGGTGAATTCCTGCGCATTGGTACCACGGTAAACACAATGGTCGATCAGCTTTCGTCGTTCTCAGCGGAAGTGACCCGCGTGGCGCGCGAAGTGGGTACCGAAGGTAAGCTCGGCGGTCAGGCGGAAGTCAAGGGTGTTTCCGGTACGTGGAAAGACCTGACAGACAATGTGAACTTGCTGGCTGGCAACCTGACGGTTCAGCTGCGAGACGTGTCGAAAGTTGCGACCGCTATCGCGAACGGCGACTTGACGCAGAAGATTACAGTTGACGTTAAGGGCGAAATCCTCCAGATCAAGAATGTCATCAACCAGATGGTCGATTCGCTTTCGACATTTGCGGGCGAAGTCACCCGCGTGGCGAAAGAAGTAGGTACCGAAGGTATTCTCGGCGGCCAAGCGGAAGTGCCGAACGTCGCGGGCACCTGGAAAGACCTGACGGATAACGTGAACTTCATGGCTTCCAACCTGACAACTCAGGTGCGAGGTATTGCCAAAGTTGTTACTGCGGTTGCTACGGGCGACTTGAAGCAAAAACTGGTTGTGGAAGCGAAGGGCGAAGTTGCCGCCCTTGCGGACACAATCAACGACATGACCGACACGCTTTCGACGTTCGCGCAGCAGGTAACAACCGTGGCGCGCGAAGTGGGTACCGAAGGAAAGCTGGGCGGACAGGCCGAAGTGCCGAACGCTGCCGGTACATGGAAAGACCTCACCGACAACGTGAACTTCATGGCAGGCAACCTGACCGACCAGGTGCGAAACATCGCGTTGGTAACGACGGCTGTAGCGAACGGCGACTTGAGCCAGAAGATTACGGTTGATGCAAAGGGCGAAATCCTGGAGCTGAAAGACACCATCAACACCATGGTCGATCAGCTCAATACATTCGCTGGCGAAGTAACTCGCGTGGCTCGCGAAGTGGGTACCGAAGGCAAGCTGGGCGGCCAGGCGGAAGTGAAGGGTGTGTCGGGCACGTGGAAAGACCTGACGGACAATGTGAACTCGCTTGCCGGCAACCTGACCGACCAGGTGCGAAACATCGCGTTGGTAACGACGGCTGTAGCTAACGGCGACTTGAGCCAGAAGATTACGGTTGATGTTAAAGGCGAAATTTTAGAGTTGAAGAACACCATCAACACGATGGTGGACCAGCTCAACAGCTTTGCAGGCGAAGTAACCCGCGTGGCTAAGGAAGTGGGTACCGAAGGTATTCTGGGCGGACAAGCGGAAGTGAAGGGTGTATCGGGCACATGGAAAGACCTCACCGACAACGTGAACAGCCTTGCTTCCAACCTGACCGACCAGGTGCGAAACATCGCGTTGGTTACGACGGCTGTAGCGAACGGTGACTTGTCGAAAACGATCACCGTTAATGCAAAGGGCGAAATCCTGGAGCTGAAAGACACTATCAACACCATGGTCGATCAGCTCAACAGCTTTGCTGCCGAAGTAACCCGCGTGGCTAAGGAAGTAGGTACGGAAGGAAAGTTGGGCGGCCAAGCGGAAGTGAAGGGTGTGTCGGGCACGTGGAAAGACCTAACGGACAATGTGAACTCGCTTGCCGGCAACCTGACCGACCAGGTGCGAAACATCGCGTTGGTAACGACGGCTGTAGCGAACGGCGACTTGAGCCAGAAGATTACGGTTGATGTTAAAGGCGAAATTTTAGAGCTGAAAGATACCATCAACACGATGGTGGACCAGCTTAATTCGTTTGCTGCGGAAGTAACCCGCGTGGCGCGCGAAGTAGGTACGGAAGGAAAGTTGGGCGGCCAAGCGGAAGTGAAGGGTGTATCGGGCACATGGAAAGACCTGACGGATAACGTGAACTTCATGGCTTCCAACCTGACGACTCAGGTGCGAGGCATTGTTAAGGTTGTTACCGCAGTTGCGAACGGCGACTTGAGCCAGAAGTTCCGCGCTGAAGCGAAGGGCGAAGTTGCTGCTCTCGCGGACACGATTAACGACATGACGGAAACGCTGTCGATCTTTGCCGAACAGGTAACGACCGTGGCGCGCGAAGTAGGCACCGAAGGTATTCTGGGCGGACAGGCGAAAGTGCCCAACGTCGCAGGAACATGGAAAGATCTGACGGATAACGTGAACTTCATGGCTTCCAACCTGACAACTCAGGTGCGAGGCATTGCCAAAGTTGTTACCGCGGTTGCTGACGGCGACCTGAAGCAAAAGCTGGTTGTGGAAGCGAAGGGCGAAGTTGCTGCTCTTGCCGAAACCATCAACAGCATGACCGACACGCTATCGATCTTCGCCGATCAGGTAACGACTGTGGCGGGCGAAGTAGGAACCGAAGGAAAGCTGGGCGGACAGGCGAAGGTGCCCAACGCAGCTGGTACTTGGAAAGACCTGACGGACAACGTGAACTTCATGGCGAACTCGCTGACCACGCAGGTGCGAGCGATTTCCGACGTTGCGACTGCGGTGGCAAACGGTGACCTCACGCGGTCGATCACGGTTGAAGCGCAGGGCGAAGTCGATACGCTCCGCAACAACATCAACCAGATGATCGGCAACCTCAAGGAAACCACGCAAAAGAACGAAGAACAGGACTTCCTCAAGACCAACCTCGCGCGCTTCTCGCGCATGATGCAGGGTCAGAAGAGTTTAGAATCGGTTGCTCGTCTCATCATGAGTGAAGTAACGCCTCTCGTGAACGGACAGCATGGCGTGTTCTATATCAACGATTCGCCGCTGGGCGATACGTCGCTCAAGCTGATTTCTTCGTATGCGTATCAGCAGCGCAAATCGGTCGCGAACCGGATTCAGCCGGGCGAAGGTTTGGTCGGGCAGTGCGCGTTAGAGAAGAAGAGCATCTTGCTGACCAATGTTCCGGGCGATTACATCCAGATTTCATCTGGCTTGGGCGAAGCGCCGCCGATGAACATCATCGTGTTGCCGGTCTTGTTTGAAGGCGAGATTATGGCGGTTATCGAACTGGCGTCGTTCCAGCCGTTCTCCGAGATTCACCGCACCTTCCTCGACCAGATGACTGAAAGCATCGGCGTCGTTCTCAACATGATTCAGGCGAATGTACGTACCGAAGAATTGCTGGTGCAGTCGCAGTCGCTGACGCAAGAACTGCAGAGCCAGTCGCAAGAACTGCAGTCGCGCCAGGACGAACTGAAGAATACCAACGTCGAACTGGAAGCGCAGGCGCGCGAACTGGAAGAAAAAGCCTCCTTGCTTGAAATTCAGAACACGCGCGTTGAACAGAAGAACCGCGAAGTCGAACTGGCTCGTGGCGCACTGGAAGAAAAAGCCGAACAGCTGGCGGTGTCGAGCAAATACAAGTCGGAATTCTTGGCGAACATGAGCCACGAATTGCGCACCCCACTCAACTCGATGCTGATTCTGGCGAAGCTGCTTTCCGACAACGGCGAGCACAACCTGACCGACAAGCAAATCGAATTCGCTCAAACGATTCATTCGTCGGGCGGCGACTTGCTCAACCTTATCAACGAAATTCTTGACTTGTCGAAAGTGGAAGCGGGCAAGATGGAAGTCGAGATTGGCGATGTGCCGCTTTACGATGTGCGTGAATATGTAGAACGAACATTTTCGCAAGTCGCGGTGCAGAAAGGATTGGACTTCCGCGTTGAAATCGCGCCCGATGTTCCGGCGACGATTCAAACCGATCCGACGCGCTTGCAGCAAGTCTTGAAAAACCTGTTGTCCAACGCGTTCAAATTCACCGATAACGGCCAGGTGACGCTGGAGATTTCTCTGGCCGACCGCCACGAAGCCTCGCTCGTTTACAAAGGCATTCGCGCAGCAGGCACCGACCGGCGCAGCGTTGATACGATTATCTCCTTTTCTGTGCGTGACACCGGAATCGGTATTGCGCGCGATAAGCAGCGACTCATTTTTGAAGCTTTCCAGCAAGCCGATGGCACAACCAGCCGTCGCTACGGCGGCACCGGTTTGGGCCTCTCTATTTCGCGAGAAATCACGCGCTTGCTTGGCGGACGAATTCAGGTGGAAAGCCAGCCCGATCATGGCAGCACCTTTACCTTGTTCTTGCCGCAAGAATACACCGGCGAAACCGGCCCGTTGGTCGCGAGTACGGTCGAATTCGACCGTACCTCCAAGTTCGATGGCATTTCGATGCGCGACGGTGCAAGCGGCACGAATGGAGGTGCCAGAAACGGAGTAACGACTAACGGAAGCGCGATAGACGGCATGTCGCAATATGCCACCAGCAATGCGGCTTCGATGAGCGAGTCGTCGGACACGGCCACCGAAATTTCGGTGGCGCGTTCGGCGTTGCACGCTTCGCTCAATCCGACCGATGATGATCGCAATCTGATTCGTGAAGGCGACCGCATTCTGCTGATTGTCGAAGACGACATCAGCTTTGCGCGCATTCTTCTCGACACGGCGCGTCGTCAGGGCTTCAAGGGAATCGTGGCGTTGCAGGGCGATCAGGCGCTCGCAATGGCGCGTGAATATCAGCCGGACGCGATTACGCTCGACTTGCAGCTTCCGGTCATCGATGGCTGGGGCGTGCTGGATCAGCTGAAACGCGATCCGGCAACGCGTCATATTCCGGTTCAGGTCGTGTCGGTTCTCGACCGCGACCGGCGCGCGATGCTCGGCGCGATTTCCTACCTTGAAAAGCCGGTGTCGCGTGAAGCCATCGAAGGCGCGCTCGCGCATATGAAAAGCTTTGTCGAACGCGACGTGCGCGAACTGCTCATCGTTGAAGACGACGACGTGCAGCGCCAAAGCCTCAATGAGTTGCTCGCCGGAATGGATGTGAACGTCACCGGTGTTGCTTCGGGTGAAGAAGCGCTGGCCAAGCTGAAGGAAGCGCCGTTCGATTGTGTGGTTCTCGACCTGGGCTTGCCCGATATGGCCGGTTTCGATGTGCTCAAGAAGATTAAGCGTCAGGCGAAGTATCGCGACTTGCCCGTCGTCATTTACACCGGACGCGATTTGTCCAAGCAAGAAGAAGCGCAGCTCAAGAAATACGCAGCGACCATCATCACCAAAGATGCGGGCGCGTCGGAACGCTTGCTCGATGAAACCGCTCTCTTTTTGCATCGCGTGCTAAAGAAGGATGTTTTCGATAGTTCCATTGAAGCCAAGTCGCAGGAAACGGCGGGTGTAAAAACAGCTTTGACGAAGGTGGCTCCTGCGAAAGTGGCTGCAGCGAAAACCAAAAGCATTGCGCCGTCGCCACGACCCAAGTCGCCCGCGACGGACACGGCAAAGGGCGATTTATCCGGACGCAAAGTGCTGATTATCGACGATGATATGCGCAATATCTTCGCTTTGACCAGTGCGCTGGAAAACAGCAACATGAATGTGATCTATGCGGAAAACGGCAAAGAAGGAATCGAGTTGTTGCAAAACACTCCAGACATCGACCTGATTCTGATGGACGTGATGATGCCGGGCATGGACGGCTACGAAACCACGCGGGCGATTCGCGAGTTGGGAACACACGATGACTTGCCGATTATTTCGCTCACAGCCAAAGCGATGGCTGGAGATCGGGAGAAATCGCTGGAATCGGGTGCCAACGATTACATCACGAAACCGGTGGAAATCGATGCGTTGCTCGACATGATTCGCAAATGGAGCAACGTGGGTTAA